A stretch of DNA from bacterium:
CCGGCGCATCGTCTACGTCAACCGGGCCGAAGCGGAGATGCACGGCTACACCAAAGAGGAGCTGATCGGTGAGGATGCGACGATTCTCGCGCCCGAGAAGATCCGCACCAAGCCGATGGATGTCGAGACCCTCAAGCAGCTCAAGAGCTGGCGCCGCGAAAGTGTCAACGAGCGTAAAGACGGTTCGACCTTTCCGGTCGAAGTGCTCTCCGACGTGGTCATGAACGCCCAAGGCGCTCCTATCGGCCTGGTGACGATCGCGCGCAACATCACCGAACAGAAGCGCGCGGAAGCCAAGCTCATGGAAAGCGAGCAACGCTACGCCCTCGCCGTTCAAGGAGCGAACGACGGGATCTGGGATTGGAGTCTTCAAACCGACCGGATCTACTTCTCCGATCGCTGGAAGTTGATGCTCGGCTACGCGCCCGAAGAGATCGAGCAAACGCCCGAGGAGTGGTGGTCCAGAGTTCACCCCGACGACATCGACCGACTGAAGCGAGACCTCGGAGAGCATCTCGAAGGGGCCACTCAGCAGTTTCACACGGAGCACCGCATGCTCCATCGCGATGGCGATCATCGCTGGATGCTGGCCCGCGGCGTCGTCGTCCGCGACGGCCAGGGCGTGCCGGTCCGGATCGCCGGCTCGCTCACCGACGTCACCGATCGCAAGGTCCACGACCCCCTGACCGGACTACCCAACCGAGCGCTCCTGCTCGATCGATTGAAGAGCGCACTGCGGCGGCAGCGCCGCCAGCAGGGCCAGGTATGCGCGATCCTGTTTCTCGACCTGGATCGGTTCAAGGTGGTCAACGACAGCCTCGGACACCCGGCAGGAGATCTGCTCCTGCAAAGCGTCGCGCGGGTTCTGCGCACCGTTCTGCGACCGAGCGACACCGTCGCCCGCATGGGAGGCGACGAGTTCACCATTCTCCTCGACGAAGTCACCGAGGAAGGAAGCGCGAGCCAGGTCGCCGAGCGCGTGCTCGCCGAGCTCGGTCAGCCCTTCTTGGTCGGCGAGCAAGAGGTCTTCACAACCGCGAGCATCGGCATCGCGTTCAGCTCGACCGGTTACGAGGACCCGGAGGACCTGCTCCGGGACGCGGACACCGCCATGTACCGCGCGAAATCGCAGGGCACCGGTCGATACCAGGTCTTCGACCGCCACATGCGCCGCCAGGCGGTCGATCAACTGCGCGTGGAAACCGACCTCCGGCACGCGCTCGAGCGCGGAGAGTTCGAGGTCTATTACCAGCCCATTCTCGACCTGCAGACGGACACGATCGTCGGCATGGAAGCGCTGATTCGCTGGAATCACCCCGAGCGCGGTCTGCTGCGCCCGCACGACTTCATTGAAACAGCCGAAGAAACCGGCCTGATCCTACCCATCGGCCGCTGGGTGCTGGCGGAGGCCTGCCACCAGCTTGCGAGGTGGCGGCACAAAGGGGACCCGGCCGCGGGGTGGAAGGTGAGCGTCAATCTCTCACCCAAACAGTTCAACCATCCCAGATTGGTGCGTGACGTGACGGCGGCAGTCGAGGGCGCGGGAGTCGAGCCAAGCCGGCTCCAGCTCGAAATCACCGAAAGCACCTTTATCGAGAATCTCGAGGGCACCTCCTCGATTATCGAGGCGTTGCGCAAGATGGGAGTCGCGGTCGCCATCGACGATTTCGGGACCGGCTACTCGTCTCTCGGTTATCTCGATCGCCTGCCGATCGACATCCTCAAGATCGACCGTTCTTTCATCAGCAAGCTCGGAATGTCGGGCGGCAAGGGCGAGATGGTCGAGACCATCCTGAGGATGGCCCAGAATCTCGAGATCGAGGTCGTCGCCGAGGGCGTCGAGACCGACAACCAGCTGAATACACTCAAGCAGTTGCAGTGCGGATTCATGCAGGGGTATCTGTTCAGCCGCCCGGCAACGGCCGAGGAGATTGAGTCCCGGTTCGCAGGCGACTGAGTCTTGATTTACGCCTTATTTTCGCTTAACCTGTTGCGATGGCGGCTCGTCATCATGGCGGGAGTCGGCGAGACAAAGGCCCGCCCGCTCGGGACTTCGGCTACGGCCTGGAGTGGCTGCGCACGTCTCCCGGAGCTCGCAAGGAAAAGGTCAAAGAGCGCTACTATGCCCCGCAAGGCTCGCATCGTGGTCGCCTTCCCTACTTCGAGTTGCACGCGGCCTCGGCGTTCTCTTTTCTCGAAGGGGGCTCCCTTCCCGAGGATCTGATCGCGCGCGCGGCCGAGCTCGGGCTCGGCGCCGTCGCCCTGGTCGACCGCAACGGGGTCTATGGCGCGCCCCGTTTCCACCAAGCCGCCCAAAAAGCCGGGATCAAGGCCCTGGTAGGAGCCGAGGTGACCTTGGCGGCGAACGCCCCCAAGGTCATTCCGAGCGTAGCGAGGCATCCCTCCAAGCCACCGACAAACACAAACCGAACGGTTGGCGAGAGATCCCTCGCTGCGCTCGGGATGAGTCGGGCAGCTGAAGCTGCCCGACTCACTCTCCTGGTCGCCAGCCGCACCGGTTACCGCAATCTGTGCAGGCTCTCGACCGCCATGGCGCGCGACCACCCCAAGGGCGAGGCCGTGGCGAACTGGGAGCTGATCGAACGCTATAGCCGCGGTCTCCACTGCCTGGCGGGTGGACCGCAAGGCTTGATTGCCGACGCCCTGGCTTCAACCGGCCCCAAAAACGGCAAGTCGCCCGCTCCGGATAGCGCACGGAAGGTTCTGGAACGCCTCCGAGGGCTCTTCCCCGGACGTTTGCACATCGAGATCCAGCGCCACCGGCAGCCCCGCCAGGAAGCACGAAACTATTTCCTCCTCGAACAAGCCCGCGCGCATCGTATTCCGATCGTGGCCACCAACGGGGTTCGTTACGCCCGCCCGGACGATCGCCGGCTCTACGATGTGCTGACCGCGGTTCGGCACCACACCACGCTCGACCAGGCCGGACGGTTGCTCGACGCCAACCGGGAACGCCATCTCAAAAGCGCCGCGGAGATGGCCGAGTTGTTCGCCGATCTACCCGAAGCCCTGCACCAGACCGTGGAGCTCGCCGAGAGTCTCGACTTCACGCTTTCCGACCTCGGTTATCGCTTCCCCGACTATCCCCTGCCACCCGGTGAAACCGAAATGTCGTATCTGCGCCACATCACCTGGAACGAAGCCCGCGCTCGATTCCGACCGCTCACCTCGCGCGCGCAAAGACAGATCGAGCACGAGTTGGCGATGATCGAAAGACTCGAACTGGCCGGATACTTCCTGATCGTCTGGGACATCATTCAGTTCTGCAAGCGCGAGAACATCTTGGCTCAAGGCCGGGGCTCGGCCGCAAACAGCGCCGTCTGCTATGCGCTCTCGATCACCGCGGTCGATCCGGTCAAGATGGAGCTGCTCTTCGAGCGATTTCTCTCCGAAGAGCGCGGCGAATGGCCGGACATCGATCTCGATCTTCCCTCCGGCGATCAACGCGAGAAGGTCATCCAGTACGTCTACCGGCGCTACGGACCCCACGGGGCCGCGATGACGGCCAATGTCATCACCTACCGCAATCGCTCGGCCGCCAGGGAAGTGGCCAAGGCCCTGGGTTTCTCGCTCGAACAACAGAACAAGCTGTCCAAGCAGCTGGGCAGCTGGCACTACGATCTCGTGCGCGGCGACCCCAAGTCGATGGCCGACGAGTTGAAGGCCGCCGGCTTCGACCCGGACAGCCCGCGGATTCGCCATTTCGCCGAGATGTGGCGTCGCATTCACAATATCCCGCGCCACCTGGGCCAGCATTCCGGCGGAATGGTGATCGCCGCCGGCCGTCTCGACGAAGTCGTACCGCTCGAGCCGGCGGCGATGGAAGATCGAGTCGTCGTCCAGTGGGACAAGGACGATTGCGCCGATCTCGGCATCATCAAGGTCGACCTTCTGGGACTGGGCATGCTGCAAGCGCTCGAAGAGGTTATTCCGCTGATCAAAACTCACGAGAACAAGGACATCGACCTCGCCCATCTGCCCGCGGATGATCCGGCCACCTACAAGATGCTGCGCGAAGCCGACACGGTCGGCGTCTTTCAGGTCGAAAGCCGCGCCCAGATGGCATCGCTACCGCGCAACCAGCCCGAGCGGTTCTATGACCTCGTGATCCAGGTCGCCATCATCCGACCGGGCCCAATTGTCGGCGGCATGGTAAATCCCTATTTCGAGCGCCGCCTCGGCCGGCAGCCGGTCGAGTACGCCCACCCTTGCCTCGAGCCGATCTTGAAACGCACCCTGGGAGTCCCTATCTTTCAAGAACAGATCTTGCGCATCGCCATGGAAGCGGCCGGCTTCTCCGGTGGCGAAGCCGAGGAACTGCGCCGCGCCATGGGCTTCAAGCGCTCGACCGAGCGCATGCACACGATCGAGCAGAACCTGCGCCAGGGCATGACCGAGCGCGGTATTACCGGCGATACCCAGGACGCGATCGTCAAATCCATCACATCATTCGCTCTCTACGGGTTCCCGGAATCGCATGCGGCGAGCTTCGCGCTGATCGCGTACGCCAGCGCGTACCTGAGATGCCATCACCCCGCCGCCTTTTGTGTGGCGCTGCTCAACGCCTGGCCGATGGGCTTCTATCACCCCGCCACCCTGGTCAAGGACGCCCAGCGGCACGGGGTCGAAGCCAGGCCGGCGGATGTCAACTTCTCGGACTGGAAATGCCGCTGCGAAGAGGGCGCCATACGGCTCGGCCTGCGTTACATCCACGGACTGCGCAAGCAATCCGGCGAGAGTATCGAAAATGCTCGAACCACCGGGCCGTTCAAGGACGCCGCCGACCTGGCCCGCCGATGCGATCTGCGCGAAGACGAGCTGACTCACCTCGCCGAAGCCGGTGCCCTGGCTTCTCTGGGGCTCACGCGGCGGCAGGCCCTATGGCAGGTAGCCTGGGAGTCCAAACCCAGCGCGCCTTTGTTTCGAGACGGCGATAGGGAACAAGGCCGCGCGACTTCGAGCCCATTGCCGGAGATGTCGGCTATCGAAGAGACCTTCGCGGACTACTCCACTACCGGCATCACGACCGGAGTGCATCCCTTGGCCCATATTCGAAAAAGCCTCAGCAGGCAGGGGATCCTGCAGACGGCGACGGTGGGAAAGGTCCGCAACGGAGAGAGAGTCCGAACCGCAGGGACGGTCATCGTCCGCCAGCGCCCGGGGACCGCAAAGGGCGTGCTTTTCATCACCTTGGAAGACGAATCCGGGATGGTGCAAGCCATCGTTCGGCCCGACTTGCTCCGGAAGCACCGCAAGACTCTGATCGGAAGTCCGGGACTGATCGTCGAAGGAACCGTTCAGCACCGGGACGGCTCGCTTTCGATCCAGGGCGAACGATTCTGGCCTTTACCGGAGATCGCCCCGACACCCAGCCACGACTTTCGCTAGCGCGAAGGCATCCGAAAGACTCAGAACAGCTAAACTAGGCCATTCCACGGCGCACAGTACGCCGAAGAGCCCTCACACAATGAGTTTCGTCGGCCGTCTCGATCAGTTCCAACTCGCAGATCTACTGCAGATCGTCGCTTCCAATCGCAAGACCGGCAAGCTCAACCTGACACGCAGCGACGCCGAGGGCATCATCGTCTTTCGCGAGGGCGAGATCGTCTATGCCTCGAGCTCGGCCGCCCGCGAGACGCTCGGGCATCTCCTTCTCTGCGGCGGCTTGATCTCTCAGGATCAGCTGGTCGAGGCTCTGGAGATTCAACACTCGGACGCAACCGAACAACGCTTGGGCACGATCCTGATCGACGCCGGGCACGTCACCTCAAAGGACCTGGAGCAAGTGCTGCGCCAGCAACTGGAAAAGGTCCTGAGCGAGTTTCTGCAATGGCAACAGGGCTTCT
This window harbors:
- a CDS encoding EAL domain-containing protein gives rise to the protein MAKELVHQQLLRLEKALDTMQVGVTLTDVNRRIVYVNRAEAEMHGYTKEELIGEDATILAPEKIRTKPMDVETLKQLKSWRRESVNERKDGSTFPVEVLSDVVMNAQGAPIGLVTIARNITEQKRAEAKLMESEQRYALAVQGANDGIWDWSLQTDRIYFSDRWKLMLGYAPEEIEQTPEEWWSRVHPDDIDRLKRDLGEHLEGATQQFHTEHRMLHRDGDHRWMLARGVVVRDGQGVPVRIAGSLTDVTDRKVHDPLTGLPNRALLLDRLKSALRRQRRQQGQVCAILFLDLDRFKVVNDSLGHPAGDLLLQSVARVLRTVLRPSDTVARMGGDEFTILLDEVTEEGSASQVAERVLAELGQPFLVGEQEVFTTASIGIAFSSTGYEDPEDLLRDADTAMYRAKSQGTGRYQVFDRHMRRQAVDQLRVETDLRHALERGEFEVYYQPILDLQTDTIVGMEALIRWNHPERGLLRPHDFIETAEETGLILPIGRWVLAEACHQLARWRHKGDPAAGWKVSVNLSPKQFNHPRLVRDVTAAVEGAGVEPSRLQLEITESTFIENLEGTSSIIEALRKMGVAVAIDDFGTGYSSLGYLDRLPIDILKIDRSFISKLGMSGGKGEMVETILRMAQNLEIEVVAEGVETDNQLNTLKQLQCGFMQGYLFSRPATAEEIESRFAGD
- the dnaE gene encoding DNA polymerase III subunit alpha, which produces MAARHHGGSRRDKGPPARDFGYGLEWLRTSPGARKEKVKERYYAPQGSHRGRLPYFELHAASAFSFLEGGSLPEDLIARAAELGLGAVALVDRNGVYGAPRFHQAAQKAGIKALVGAEVTLAANAPKVIPSVARHPSKPPTNTNRTVGERSLAALGMSRAAEAARLTLLVASRTGYRNLCRLSTAMARDHPKGEAVANWELIERYSRGLHCLAGGPQGLIADALASTGPKNGKSPAPDSARKVLERLRGLFPGRLHIEIQRHRQPRQEARNYFLLEQARAHRIPIVATNGVRYARPDDRRLYDVLTAVRHHTTLDQAGRLLDANRERHLKSAAEMAELFADLPEALHQTVELAESLDFTLSDLGYRFPDYPLPPGETEMSYLRHITWNEARARFRPLTSRAQRQIEHELAMIERLELAGYFLIVWDIIQFCKRENILAQGRGSAANSAVCYALSITAVDPVKMELLFERFLSEERGEWPDIDLDLPSGDQREKVIQYVYRRYGPHGAAMTANVITYRNRSAAREVAKALGFSLEQQNKLSKQLGSWHYDLVRGDPKSMADELKAAGFDPDSPRIRHFAEMWRRIHNIPRHLGQHSGGMVIAAGRLDEVVPLEPAAMEDRVVVQWDKDDCADLGIIKVDLLGLGMLQALEEVIPLIKTHENKDIDLAHLPADDPATYKMLREADTVGVFQVESRAQMASLPRNQPERFYDLVIQVAIIRPGPIVGGMVNPYFERRLGRQPVEYAHPCLEPILKRTLGVPIFQEQILRIAMEAAGFSGGEAEELRRAMGFKRSTERMHTIEQNLRQGMTERGITGDTQDAIVKSITSFALYGFPESHAASFALIAYASAYLRCHHPAAFCVALLNAWPMGFYHPATLVKDAQRHGVEARPADVNFSDWKCRCEEGAIRLGLRYIHGLRKQSGESIENARTTGPFKDAADLARRCDLREDELTHLAEAGALASLGLTRRQALWQVAWESKPSAPLFRDGDREQGRATSSPLPEMSAIEETFADYSTTGITTGVHPLAHIRKSLSRQGILQTATVGKVRNGERVRTAGTVIVRQRPGTAKGVLFITLEDESGMVQAIVRPDLLRKHRKTLIGSPGLIVEGTVQHRDGSLSIQGERFWPLPEIAPTPSHDFR